The nucleotide window GCATCCACACCCACGCCCGGATGCAGGCGGCGGCCGGGTGGAAGTGGGGGTTCGACAACCTCGGGAAGAACTGGACGTTCCTGGTGGCCGACTACGCGTGGGGCCACTCGCTGGCGGAGGAGTTCGGCAGCCGGATCAAGGCGGCCGGCGGAAAGACGCAGACGATCCTTGCGCCGCAGAACACCAGCGACTTCGTCCCGTTCCTGCAGAAGGTCGACCCGGACACGAAGGTCCTCTTCACGGCGTTCCTCGGCGCGCCCGCGCTGGGCGTGATGCGGCAGACCGTGGAGCTCGGGCTGCACAAGCGGCTCCAGCGGTACACCGTCATCTGCTGCACCGACGGCGTCGGACAGGAGACGGTCGGGAAGGAGTCGGCCGGGGCGCACTACTTGAGCTACTACCCCCGCCACGCCTCCCAGGTCCCCAAGGAGCTCCAGGCGTACGACAAGGCGTACCGGAAGGCGGTCGGGATGGCCGACAACGGCAGGGACGCCTCCGACCCGAAGAACACGGCCACCGTATCCCACATGTGGACGATGTGGACCACCCCGTACATGATCAAGCAGGCGGTCGAGAAGTCCGCGTGGAAGGATTCGAAGAAGAACGCCGACTTCATGAAGGCGTTCAACTCGCTGAAGGTGAAGGCGGGCCCGTGGGCACCGCAGGGCGACCTGGTGATGCGGGAGAACGACCACCAGGGATTCCAC belongs to Deltaproteobacteria bacterium and includes:
- a CDS encoding ABC transporter substrate-binding protein, yielding GVQMAVFPLAEQYKMPYIGGGAMAAGLTGKDAIAYYSRIHTHARMQAAAGWKWGFDNLGKNWTFLVADYAWGHSLAEEFGSRIKAAGGKTQTILAPQNTSDFVPFLQKVDPDTKVLFTAFLGAPALGVMRQTVELGLHKRLQRYTVICCTDGVGQETVGKESAGAHYLSYYPRHASQVPKELQAYDKAYRKAVGMADNGRDASDPKNTATVSHMWTMWTTPYMIKQAVEKSAWKDSKKNADFMKAFNSLKVKAGPWAPQGDLVMRENDHQGFHDHYLEEVQPDLSLKVIARVPKEKLMYDAPVDLRSKL